The following proteins come from a genomic window of Cervus canadensis isolate Bull #8, Minnesota chromosome 3, ASM1932006v1, whole genome shotgun sequence:
- the STEAP4 gene encoding metalloreductase STEAP4 encodes MEKISTDAFPLTMHSSEKQETICIFGTGDFGRSLGLKMLQCGYSIVFGSRTPRMSSLLPNGAEVMSYSDAAQKSDIIIIAIHREHYDFLTELTEVLNGKILVDVSNNLKINQYPESNAEYLAQLVPGTHVVKAFNTISAWALQSGALDASRQVLICGNDSKAKQRVMDVVRSLGLTPLDKGSLVAANEIENYPLQLFPMWKFPFYLSAVLCVFFFFYCVIREVIYPYVHEKRDRTFRLPISIPNRVFPIAALTLLALVYLPGVIAAILQLYRGTKYRRFPDWLDHWMLCRKQLGLIALGFAFLHVLYTLVIPIRYYVRWTLNNRTVTQAITKKENPFSTTTSWLSDSYVALGMLGFFLFVLLGITSLPSVSNTVNWREFRFVQSKLGYLTLILCTAHTLVYGGKRFLNPSNLVWYLPSAYVIALIIPCTVLVIKFILILPCIDKTLMRIRQGWERNPKYSESALNGKTDI; translated from the exons ATGGAGAAAATTTCTACAGATGCATTTCCTCTCACTATGCATtcttcagaaaagcaagagactaTATGTATTTTTGGAACTGGAGATTTTGGAAGATCACTGGGACTTAAAATGCTCCAGTGTGGTTATTCTATTGTTTTCGGAAGTCGAACCCCCCGGATGTCCAGCCTGCTGCCCAATGGTGCAGAGGTCATGAGCTACTCTGATGCAGCCCAGAAATCTGACATTATAATCATAGCAATACACAGGGAACATTACGATTTTCTCACAGAATTAACCGAGGTTCTCAATGGGAAAATATTGGTCGACGTCAGCAACAACCTCAAAATCAATCAGTATCCAGAGTCAAACGCAGAGTACCTTGCCCAGTTGGTGCCGGGAACTCACGTGGTAAAAGCATTTAACACCATCTCAGCCTGGGCTCTCCAGTCAGGGGCACTGGATGCAAGTCGGCAG GTGTTGATCTGTGGAAATGACAGCAAAGCCAAGCAAAGAGTGATGGATGTCGTTCGTAGTCTTGGACTTACTCCATTGGATAAAGGATCTCTCGTGGCAGccaatgaaattgaaaactacCCGCTACAACTATTTCCAATGTGGAagttccccttctatttgtctgctgttctgtgtgtcttcttctttttctactgTGTAATAAGAGAAGTAATCTACCCTTATGTTCATGAAAAAAGAGACAGGACATTCCGTCTGCCTATTTCTATTCCAAATCGTGTCTTTCCAATAGCAGCACTCACACTGCTCGCCTTGGTTTACCTCCCTGGTGTTATTGCTGCCATTCTGCAGCTGTACCGAGGTACAAAATACCGCCGATTCCCCGACTGGCTTGACCACTGGATGCTTTGCAGAAAACAGCTTGGCTTGATAGCGCTGGGATTTGCCTTCCTTCATGTCCTCTACACACTTGTGATCCCTATTCGTTATTATGTACgatggacattgaacaacagaacCGTTACCCAG GCAATaaccaagaaagaaaatccatttaGTACCACTACCTCCTGGCTCAGTGATTCATATGTTGCTTTGGGAATGCTCGGATTTTTCCTGTTTGTCCTCTTGGGAATCACTTCCTTGCCATCAGTTAGCAACACAGTCAACTGGAGAGAGTTCCGATTTGTCCAG TCCAAACTGGGTTATTTGACCCTGATCTTATGCACAGCCCACACCTTGGTGTATGGTGGGAAGAGATTCCTCAACCCTTCGAACCTTGTGTGGTATCTCCCTTCAGCCTACGTGATTGCGCTGATCATCCCTTGCACAGTGCTGGTGATCAAGTTCATCCTCATCCTGCCATGTATAGACAAGACCCTTATGCGGATCCGCCAGGGTTGGGAAAGGAACCCAAAATACTCAGAATCGGCATTGAATGGAAAAACAGATATTTAA